CGGTCATAAATAAGTCCACTCAATATATATCtacgaaatcattttttttgggtccatttctcatttttttttttgaatttaaggAGCTGTTACATTTTATTTAAGCTCATAAAGGGAGTTTTACATGAAAGTAACTAGATTATTAATTATGTTGTGAGGTTATGTAGTGTAATTTGTGACGTCATAAGACAGTCTGACAGACTGCCAGCGTTTGGCAATGTTGTTGAAATGATCGTATCATGACTTTACGAACATTctgttttctaaaattatttttcgttttccattacgatatttataatatattatctttttcaggtatattttcttattatcaaGAAAGTAAGAGTTCGAAAATTATGGAATCTTTCAAGAACATGGTACCTCAATTTGCGACTGTACTCAGAGAAGGTGAAAAGCTGACGCTTCGCGCCGAAGATTTGGTACTTGGGGACGTAGTCGAAGTCAAATTCGGCGATCGTATACCGGCGGATATAAGAATAATCGAATCAAGAGGTTTTAAAGTTGACAATTCATCACTTACCGGAGAATCTGAACCTCAAAGTAGGAGTCCCGAATTCACTCATGAAAATCCGTTGGAAACCAAAAATCTTGCATTTTTCTCGACTAACGCCGTAGAAGGTACCGCCAAAGGAGTTGTTATCAGTTGTGGAGACAATACCGTGATGGGTCGTATCGCCGGTCTCGCATCCGGCTTAGATACTGGGGAAACTCCGATCGCCAAAGAAATCCACCACTTTATTCATCTAATCACAGGAGTAGCCGTTTTTCTGGGAGTAACTTTCTTCTTTATAGCATTCATACTTGGTTACCATTGGTTAGACGCCGTTATTTTCTTGATTGGTATCATCGTAGCCAACGTGCCGGAAGGTTTGTTAGCTACTGTAACCGTTTGTTTAACTCTCACTGCCAAAAGAATGGCGTCGAAGAATTGTTTGGTGAAAAATTTGGAGGCCGTCGAAACATTGGGATCTACTAGCACAATTTGCTCAGATAAGACTGGAACATTGACTCAAAATAGAATGACCGTAGCTCACATGTGGTTCGATAATCAAATTATCGAAGCAGATACAACCGAAGATCAATCCGGTGTTCAATACGATAGGACAAGTCCAGGATTCAAAGCTCTATCTCGGATCGCTACTCTATGTAATAGAGCCGAATTCAAACCGGGTCAAGACGGCGTCGCCATCCTAAAACGCGAAGTTAACGGAGATGCGTCCGAAGCGGCTCTTCTCAAATGTATGGAACTGGCTCTCGGTGATGTAATGTCGATTCGACGCAAGAATAAGAAAGTCTGCGAAGTTCCATTCAACTCCACTAACAAATATCAAGTATCTATTCACGAAAACGAAGATCCGAACGATCCGCGTCACATTTTGGTGATGAAGGGAGCGCCGGAAAGAATTTTAGAAAGATGTAGTACCATCTTCATCTGCGGCAAAGAAAAAGTATTAGACGAAGAGATGAAAGAAGCATTCAATAACGCCTATTTGGAATTGGGAGGTCTCGGAGAGCGTGTACTAGGTTTTTGCGATTCGATGCTACCGACAGATAAATATCCGATCGGTTACAAATTCAACAGCGACGATCCCAATTTCCCTCTAGAAGGTTTAAGATTCGTCGGTCTCATGTCGATGATTGATCCTCCGAGGGCGGCAGTACCTGACGCCGTCGCTAAATGTAGAAGCGCCGGTATTAAAGTTATCATGGTGACCGGTGATCATCCTATAACTGCTAAAGCTATCGCCAAATCTGTCGGTATCATATCCGAAGGAAACGAAACAGTCGAAGATATCGCTCAACGATTGAATATTCCTGTATCCGAAGTTAATCCTAGGGAAGCTAAAGCTGCCGTCGTACATGGATCGGATCTCAGAGATTTGTCGTCCGACCAATTGGACGAAATCCTCAGATACCATACCGAAATTGTATTCGCCAGAACTTCTCCGCAACAGAAGCTCATCATCGTGGAGGGATGTCAGCGGATGGGTGCTATTGTCGCCGTCACAggtaatcatttatttatattaacgTCTGTCTGTTTATTTCTCTTCCATATTGTCAAGCGGAGGTGGGAACAGtaagagagagattcgttggatagcatttggtaggataaggaaaattttaataggagGAGGGTTTGTTGGAGTGGGTCCTGATATAGGtattgctcctctgcagggctggggttaTGGTGCACGCATGGGGCCGTGTTTGCCAACTTTTCTGGAGGAGGAAAGGCGGAAATTTAGGATTTTGGGATAGTAAAAACGGTCCTTCTCGGTTtgggtttttttatttttggaaaaatttattgtttttcatgattttcgagattttttttttaaatttaaaagggGACGGGCGGGTACAGCTACTGCTGCGCTATTTCCCATCGTCGGTCATTTGACTGGTTAACCGGTTCACAAAGTTGCAGAGAAACCGCAGAAATCCTGTAACACTGACGATCGACGAAGAGTGTGTGAATTGGGAACAGGGGGGGGGAGGGTGTTAGGATTTTATCTGATGGGGGAATGGtgtcttacaaaccaaaaataatagtttctcttatttgtatatttcatataaacgcatgtttaatattttgtcGGTGAGTACGACAAGTTGAAACTTGCAAGGCCAGGATGATTTGTCTGTTATACTTTAgttgtgaattatttcttcggtgtttatgattgaaGTTTAGTCCCACTTAACCCTGCGAGACGtactgtgatttatactttttagacCAAAACATCTTCCTCTGAAGTTCGATTTCCTAAATTTCGACTTGTAAAAGTCTTAAAATTGGTGATTCCAAGGAACAAATGGGTTGAAATTCGTGCGTCAATCGTTAGTCTTCATAGCCTAGGCAAAAGTAAACGTACCATTGTCGCCGAATTGAGCATACCTCGACGTACCGTGGACTGTGACGTAAAAAATGTACCCAGAGCTTGGACGGCCTCTAAAAAAACCTCAATCTCtaaagataaacgtattgtattgatcagtaaacgtgatcgacgactcacggGCCCAAATATAGCAGCTCggatcaatgaatctaaataTCTGCCTCCGAGTACTTCTACAGTGTCGTACAGTCCATATTTGGAAGGATAACAGTGAAGAAACCTCTTTTgtaacgtcaaaataaaattaagggGTTGCAGGGGGATAAATAACATGAAAATCGGACGCATAAAAAGTGGAAGAGGATTTTATAAAGTGATGAgtcaaaatttatggtttttgggtctaagagAAAAGAGTGTTTATACGCAGGTCCACGGATGTTAAATCCATGTGTAATCCTAACTATAAAACATGTTGGAAGGTCGGATTTTGGTTTGCGGATGTTTTGGAGAAAGGGCGACTGGAAATCTAGTAAAAATTTAACGGAATTTGAAGAAAGAAGTGTTTAAACAAATAGGCCAACGCCTGATCGACAGAAAACTTATCTTCCAGCATGACAACGATCCGAGACATTTCTCGAAGCCGAGCAAAgaggatttgaaaaaaattgtagaagaagaatgtactgaaagtaatgatttggccgTCACAATCGCCCGACCTCAACCTGATTGAATAGTTGTGGGACGAATGGGCGAGTGCCTGATcggcagaaaatttattatccaGCATGACAACGATCCGAGACACATGACAGCtcaatacacaattttttccattaccAGAAAAATCTTCACGACGACTCGCGACTTAAATGATTATCTAATAGAAAGTGAGTGACATTTTTTAGACAATCCTTGTAAATATGAAGCCACCCTGTCATTAAATCTagctaataataaaatattgttcaatCGTTGTTTGATAAACAGGATACAGGACGAtttattttaactaaataaTGGCGACAGGACTAAATAAcctcaataaaatattggaagaaGACACAAGGCCTtgacattgaatttttcttttttttttttgacattaatcACTAGAACCAATTTACCATCTCTCGTTTACTCTTTTTAATGCGACGTGTACCGTGTCTGTAGataaaccagtgtagccgtgaCCTTAGTTTGTATGTAGactgtttttctttttgtttttctgtaaaaatgATCGacgtaaaaaatgttttaagcGTTTTCAAAACGACTCAACAAGATCCACGTCGAAAAAATCGTTAATTACGTCCAATTTCACCGTGGACCAAATATTCGTGCGATTGTTGAATCTATAAGAATCGACAAAAAATGTGTGCGGCAAATTTTACGTGAAAATTTTAACGCGAAAAGTGTATGCAAAACTAATGCCTAAAATCATCATATTTGAACAGCAAGAAGTTggcaaaaatatttgaatgcgATTGAAAATCACTCAAACTTATTAGAAAAGGTGTGACGAATCAAATATGCATAAAAATgaacaagatttgagtctgttgaagcTGTCCTGAAGGACAGAAAAAGACTTGAAGAATTGAAGATGTAGGGATAGAGaaggtgataataaataaatatgaataatatcaaaatgaaatgtCGCTACGAAATCGGGCTCTAACTGTTgtagaagaagacttaaggcagCTAATCTTGAGCCAAAAAGGCCAACTACTGGCACCAAATTGACTCCAGCTCGCCGAACAGTCCCGTCTACGATTTACCAGAGAACATGGTAGCGATGGAAGAGTTCTGATCTACAgacaattaattatataatggTGACAAATCTATACAAAGTTTCTTAGAAGCTGAAGAAACGTCTTAATAGTAACGTAGTGGATTGTTTGGTACAAAGTTTGATACCAGGAATGTTGTACAGTACCATTGAACGCAAGATACATCGATTCGAAACTGTTTTGCCATTAATATGTCTGACACCAAACAGTGAGACTGTTTTCGTAGCAATGGAAACAATTCTACCGACTCTAAGTGTCTTGGAGTTTGATAGAGATAAACGCAACAAAGCTTCGGTTTGAAAGAATGTTTTCTAGAAGCTGAAGAAACGTCTTAATAGTAACGTAGTGGATTGTTTGGTACAAAGTTTTATACCAGGAATGTTATACAGCTCCATTGAACGCAAGATACATCGATTCGAAACTGTTTTGCCATTAATATGTCTGACACCAAACAGTGAAACTGTTTTCGTAGCAATGGAAACAATTCTACCGACTCTAAGTGTCTTGGAGAAGCTGAAGAAACGTCTTAATAGTAACGTAGTGGATGTGGgttgtttcaaaatgtttttgccGCTTACATTTTTAATATCGAATACAAACAACTTCTGTAACATCCCGAAACACAGTGGTTTAGTCCTTTTACAGCTATTGAACAGTTTCTTAAGCTATAACGTCCACTGAAGTTCTTCTATAGCGTATCTgtttggttttgttttttttttcttcagattTCGTttcttgaattaatttcataaacaCATAGCAAGGAATTAATTCAATCATAAGTTATACTCAGTCTGCCTGCAACATTTTTTCCTTGTATCTAGTGACGTATCGAAagtattttttacgaaaaataagAATCTTCGCATTGAACAAAATGTTCGTCAAAAACAACTACCATGTAATTTGATTACCAGGAATCATTTCAAGGctctaataatgaaatttgtacAAGAAATTTTCCGGTGTaaaacaaatgattttcaacagaaaagaagtgaaataaaataaatttatagtgGTATGTTGAATAGACCTAACCTTCTATTCGacattcaaaaatgtatcaacaaTAAACCGATTGAAACATGTGACATAATAGAAATTAATGGTATCACTTTTAACACCGACATGATAATAGCCTTGAAAAATTGTAGAGAACATCTCCACGCGCGCGTCACATCCCGTTCGTTTATTacgcaattattttatttgtcgtAACTGTAAAGTGGCCATTTAAATAAGTTAGACATCCCACAATTAGTTTGAATTAAAGGAGTGTTTACTATACATGGTTTGCAATCACGTAATACCTGATCGATTCGACAATGAATTAATCTGCAAGCTTCATAAAAAACATATCGCACCTCCGCTCGAACAGTGTCACAagtcaaaaaaaataaagaattccATCATTTTTCTGATGGTTACCACAATAGTAACTATTCAAGTGATATTATTAGAGATAAGTTTTCAAGTAAGCAATAGTGcagtaaaagatattttctgattttttgacTTGTGACACTATTCGAGCGGAGGTGCGATATATCGGTCCATAAGCTCATACACACGTTTCGACAAGTTCTATACATAATTTCAACTTAGtgcttcgatccattttattatagtacCACTCAGTtatgttgttttgaaaaatgtcccAATTTGAGTTTAAGgctgtataaaatttttgactaaagaagaattaacaccaacacaaatcGAAAATAGAATGCAGACTGTTTTCGATGACTTGTatccatcattttcaacaattaaaaattttttcgccGGGAGCGTGAGTCATTAGATGACGACACACGTGCGGGAGGTGCTGTAACGGCGACTACTCCATGAAACATTTAATTAGTGGAAGGAATTGTTCGAAATGACCGTCGTCTTAAAAAGAAGCGAACCATTTCTTTACAGAATCACcgatacaaaaattcaaatgatgTAAATCTGGTAATTTGGGTCCAACATTTCCGATTCAGCAGTCGAGTACATTTAACAATGTACAAAAAAAACCATATTGGAACCCCCAAGTCACTCTAACCATATTGACTTTGGCGAGATCAACTTCTACCATATTTCTTCTCCATTTGAATCCTGTTTAGCCCGTCTCGAGTTCCCGTACTCCCCAGGTTGTTTGCTATTTCTGTACACCATTTCCTCCCGTCTCTTCCTCTtgtcttttttttgtttgtttcggtTTCCCATATCACCTTAACTGTTCTGTCACTGTTTCATTCTTGTCCAATTGTGTCGTTCCTTATTTCATCTAGTCTCTCCATTTCACACGTTGTTATTTCCTGCTTCATTCTGTTGGATAGCACCCAGGATTcgtaatgaacacactgtttacaccaccaatacaccaacactcacaattacactgtgtaccgtgcgtttcgataaccaagttatcgtcttcagagactgaagaaaAACTTGTTAATTAATTCCAACTTCCTCGGCGGGAATCTTTACATTTATTCGTTGACTATTAAACTATTAAGTGGTTTATAAGGATTTAAGGAATTTGCCTTTTGT
This genomic interval from Diorhabda sublineata isolate icDioSubl1.1 chromosome 7, icDioSubl1.1, whole genome shotgun sequence contains the following:
- the LOC130446975 gene encoding sodium/potassium-transporting ATPase subunit alpha isoform X6, giving the protein MASKIKLNDESRRKIKKVRKAEDLDDLKQELDIDYHKISPEELYQRFQTHPENGLSHAKAKENLDRDGPNALTPPKTTPEWVKFCKNLFGGFALLLWIGAILCFLAYSIQASTVEEPADDNLYLGIVLAAVVIVTGIFSYYQESKSSKIMESFKNMVPQFATVLREGEKLTLRAEDLVLGDVVEVKFGDRIPADIRIIESRGFKVDNSSLTGESEPQSRSPEFTHENPLETKNLAFFSTNAVEGTAKGVVISCGDNTVMGRIAGLASGLDTGETPIAKEIHHFIHLITGVAVFLGVTFFFIAFILGYHWLDAVIFLIGIIVANVPEGLLATVTVCLTLTAKRMASKNCLVKNLEAVETLGSTSTICSDKTGTLTQNRMTVAHMWFDNQIIEADTTEDQSGVQYDRTSPGFKALSRIATLCNRAEFKPGQDGVAILKREVNGDASEAALLKCMELALGDVMSIRRKNKKVCEVPFNSTNKYQVSIHENEDPNDPRHILVMKGAPERILERCSTIFICGKEKVLDEEMKEAFNNAYLELGGLGERVLGFCDSMLPTDKYPIGYKFNSDDPNFPLEGLRFVGLMSMIDPPRAAVPDAVAKCRSAGIKVIMVTGDHPITAKAIAKSVGIISEGNETVEDIAQRLNIPVSEVNPREAKAAVVHGSDLRDLSSDQLDEILRYHTEIVFARTSPQQKLIIVEGCQRMGAIVAVTGDGVNDSPALKKADIGVAMGIAGSDVSKQAADMILLDDNFASIVTGVEEGRLIFDNLKKSIAYTLTSNIPEISPFLAFILCDIPLPLGTVTILCIDLGTDMVPAISLAYEEAESDIMKRPPRNPLTDKLVNDRLISMAYGQIGMIQAAAGFFVYFVIMAENGFLPMKLFGIRKQWDSKAVNDVTDSYGQEWTYRDRKTLEYTCHTAFFVSIVVVQWADLIICKTRRNSIVHQGMRNWALNFGLVFETALAAFLSYTPGMDKGLRMFPLKFVWWLPAIPFMLSIFIYDEVRRFYLRRCPGGWLEQETYY
- the LOC130446975 gene encoding sodium/potassium-transporting ATPase subunit alpha isoform X5, with translation MASKIKLNDESRRKIKKVRKAEDLDDLKQELDIDYHKISPEELYQRFQTHPENGLSHAKAKENLDRDGPNALTPPKTTPEWVKFCKNLFGGFALLLWIGAILCFLAYSIQASTVEEPADDNLYLGIVLAAVVIVTGIFSYYQESKSSKIMESFKNMVPQFATVLREGEKLTLRAEDLVLGDVVEVKFGDRIPADIRIIESRGFKVDNSSLTGESEPQSRSPEFTHENPLETKNLAFFSTNAVEGTAKGVVISCGDNTVMGRIAGLASGLDTGETPIAKEIHHFIHLITGVAVFLGVTFFFIAFILGYHWLDAVIFLIGIIVANVPEGLLATVTVCLTLTAKRMASKNCLVKNLEAVETLGSTSTICSDKTGTLTQNRMTVAHMWFDNQIIEADTTEDQSGVQYDRTSPGFKALSRIATLCNRAEFKPGQDGVAILKREVNGDASEAALLKCMELALGDVMSIRRKNKKVCEVPFNSTNKYQVSIHENEDPNDPRHILVMKGAPERILERCSTIFICGKEKVLDEEMKEAFNNAYLELGGLGERVLGFCDSMLPTDKYPIGYKFNSDDPNFPLEGLRFVGLMSMIDPPRAAVPDAVAKCRSAGIKVIMVTGDHPITAKAIAKSVGIISEGNETVEDIAQRLNIPVSEVNPREAKAAVVHGSDLRDLSSDQLDEILRYHTEIVFARTSPQQKLIIVEGCQRMGAIVAVTGDGVNDSPALKKADIGVAMGIAGSDVSKQAADMILLDDNFASIVTGVEEGRLIFDNLKKSIAYTLTSNIPEISPFLAFILCDIPLPLGTVTILCIDLGTDMVPAISLAYEEAESDIMKRRPRNPFSDKLVNERLISMAYGQIGMIQAAAGFFVYFVIMAENGFLPMKLFGIRKQWDSKAVNDVTDSYGQEWTYRDRKTLEYTCHTAFFVSIVVVQWADLIICKTRRNSIVHQGMRNWALNFGLVFETALAAFLSYTPGMDKGLRMFPLKFVWWLPAIPFMLSIFIYDEVRRFYLRRCPGGWLEQETYY
- the LOC130446975 gene encoding sodium/potassium-transporting ATPase subunit alpha isoform X3; translated protein: MASKIKLNDEHGRSDSYRVATIPSSFDDFRTADGRPKSRRKIKKVRKAEDLDDLKQELDIDYHKISPEELYQRFQTHPENGLSHAKAKENLDRDGPNALTPPKTTPEWVKFCKNLFGGFALLLWIGAILCFLAYSIQASTVEEPADDNLYLGIVLAAVVIVTGIFSYYQESKSSKIMESFKNMVPQFATVLREGEKLTLRAEDLVLGDVVEVKFGDRIPADIRIIESRGFKVDNSSLTGESEPQSRSPEFTHENPLETKNLAFFSTNAVEGTAKGVVISCGDNTVMGRIAGLASGLDTGETPIAKEIHHFIHLITGVAVFLGVTFFFIAFILGYHWLDAVIFLIGIIVANVPEGLLATVTVCLTLTAKRMASKNCLVKNLEAVETLGSTSTICSDKTGTLTQNRMTVAHMWFDNQIIEADTTEDQSGVQYDRTSPGFKALSRIATLCNRAEFKPGQDGVAILKREVNGDASEAALLKCMELALGDVMSIRRKNKKVCEVPFNSTNKYQVSIHENEDPNDPRHILVMKGAPERILERCSTIFICGKEKVLDEEMKEAFNNAYLELGGLGERVLGFCDSMLPTDKYPIGYKFNSDDPNFPLEGLRFVGLMSMIDPPRAAVPDAVAKCRSAGIKVIMVTGDHPITAKAIAKSVGIISEGNETVEDIAQRLNIPVSEVNPREAKAAVVHGSDLRDLSSDQLDEILRYHTEIVFARTSPQQKLIIVEGCQRMGAIVAVTGDGVNDSPALKKADIGVAMGIAGSDVSKQAADMILLDDNFASIVTGVEEGRLIFDNLKKSIAYTLTSNIPEISPFLAFILCDIPLPLGTVTILCIDLGTDMVPAISLAYEEAESDIMKRPPRNPLTDKLVNDRLISMAYGQIGMIQAAAGFFVYFVIMAENGFLPMKLFGIRKQWDSKAVNDVTDSYGQEWTYRDRKTLEYTCHTAFFVSIVVVQWADLIICKTRRNSIVHQGMRNWALNFGLVFETALAAFLSYTPGMDKGLRMFPLKFVWWLPAIPFMLSIFIYDEVRRFYLRRCPGGWLEQETYY
- the LOC130446975 gene encoding sodium/potassium-transporting ATPase subunit alpha isoform X9, whose translation is MEDEKKNDISRRKIKKVRKAEDLDDLKQELDIDYHKISPEELYQRFQTHPENGLSHAKAKENLDRDGPNALTPPKTTPEWVKFCKNLFGGFALLLWIGAILCFLAYSIQASTVEEPADDNLYLGIVLAAVVIVTGIFSYYQESKSSKIMESFKNMVPQFATVLREGEKLTLRAEDLVLGDVVEVKFGDRIPADIRIIESRGFKVDNSSLTGESEPQSRSPEFTHENPLETKNLAFFSTNAVEGTAKGVVISCGDNTVMGRIAGLASGLDTGETPIAKEIHHFIHLITGVAVFLGVTFFFIAFILGYHWLDAVIFLIGIIVANVPEGLLATVTVCLTLTAKRMASKNCLVKNLEAVETLGSTSTICSDKTGTLTQNRMTVAHMWFDNQIIEADTTEDQSGVQYDRTSPGFKALSRIATLCNRAEFKPGQDGVAILKREVNGDASEAALLKCMELALGDVMSIRRKNKKVCEVPFNSTNKYQVSIHENEDPNDPRHILVMKGAPERILERCSTIFICGKEKVLDEEMKEAFNNAYLELGGLGERVLGFCDSMLPTDKYPIGYKFNSDDPNFPLEGLRFVGLMSMIDPPRAAVPDAVAKCRSAGIKVIMVTGDHPITAKAIAKSVGIISEGNETVEDIAQRLNIPVSEVNPREAKAAVVHGSDLRDLSSDQLDEILRYHTEIVFARTSPQQKLIIVEGCQRMGAIVAVTGDGVNDSPALKKADIGVAMGIAGSDVSKQAADMILLDDNFASIVTGVEEGRLIFDNLKKSIAYTLTSNIPEISPFLAFILCDIPLPLGTVTILCIDLGTDMVPAISLAYEEAESDIMKRRPRNPFSDKLVNERLISMAYGQIGMIQAAAGFFVYFVIMAENGFLPMKLFGIRKQWDSKAVNDVTDSYGQEWTYRDRKTLEYTCHTAFFVSIVVVQWADLIICKTRRNSIVHQGMRNWALNFGLVFETALAAFLSYTPGMDKGLRMFPLKFVWWLPAIPFMLSIFIYDEVRRFYLRRCPGGWLEQETYY
- the LOC130446975 gene encoding sodium/potassium-transporting ATPase subunit alpha isoform X13; the encoded protein is MGESRRKIKKVRKAEDLDDLKQELDIDYHKISPEELYQRFQTHPENGLSHAKAKENLDRDGPNALTPPKTTPEWVKFCKNLFGGFALLLWIGAILCFLAYSIQASTVEEPADDNLYLGIVLAAVVIVTGIFSYYQESKSSKIMESFKNMVPQFATVLREGEKLTLRAEDLVLGDVVEVKFGDRIPADIRIIESRGFKVDNSSLTGESEPQSRSPEFTHENPLETKNLAFFSTNAVEGTAKGVVISCGDNTVMGRIAGLASGLDTGETPIAKEIHHFIHLITGVAVFLGVTFFFIAFILGYHWLDAVIFLIGIIVANVPEGLLATVTVCLTLTAKRMASKNCLVKNLEAVETLGSTSTICSDKTGTLTQNRMTVAHMWFDNQIIEADTTEDQSGVQYDRTSPGFKALSRIATLCNRAEFKPGQDGVAILKREVNGDASEAALLKCMELALGDVMSIRRKNKKVCEVPFNSTNKYQVSIHENEDPNDPRHILVMKGAPERILERCSTIFICGKEKVLDEEMKEAFNNAYLELGGLGERVLGFCDSMLPTDKYPIGYKFNSDDPNFPLEGLRFVGLMSMIDPPRAAVPDAVAKCRSAGIKVIMVTGDHPITAKAIAKSVGIISEGNETVEDIAQRLNIPVSEVNPREAKAAVVHGSDLRDLSSDQLDEILRYHTEIVFARTSPQQKLIIVEGCQRMGAIVAVTGDGVNDSPALKKADIGVAMGIAGSDVSKQAADMILLDDNFASIVTGVEEGRLIFDNLKKSIAYTLTSNIPEISPFLAFILCDIPLPLGTVTILCIDLGTDMVPAISLAYEAPESDIMKRQPRDPYRDNLVNRRLISMAYGQIGMIQAAAGFFVYFVIMAENGFLPMKLFGIRKQWDSKAVNDVTDSYGQEWTYRDRKTLEYTCHTAFFVSIVVVQWADLIICKTRRNSIVHQGMRNWALNFGLVFETALAAFLSYTPGMDKGLRMFPLKFVWWLPAIPFMLSIFIYDEVRRFYLRRCPGGWLEQETYY
- the LOC130446975 gene encoding sodium/potassium-transporting ATPase subunit alpha isoform X12; the protein is MGESRRKIKKVRKAEDLDDLKQELDIDYHKISPEELYQRFQTHPENGLSHAKAKENLDRDGPNALTPPKTTPEWVKFCKNLFGGFALLLWIGAILCFLAYSIQASTVEEPADDNLYLGIVLAAVVIVTGIFSYYQESKSSKIMESFKNMVPQFATVLREGEKLTLRAEDLVLGDVVEVKFGDRIPADIRIIESRGFKVDNSSLTGESEPQSRSPEFTHENPLETKNLAFFSTNAVEGTAKGVVISCGDNTVMGRIAGLASGLDTGETPIAKEIHHFIHLITGVAVFLGVTFFFIAFILGYHWLDAVIFLIGIIVANVPEGLLATVTVCLTLTAKRMASKNCLVKNLEAVETLGSTSTICSDKTGTLTQNRMTVAHMWFDNQIIEADTTEDQSGVQYDRTSPGFKALSRIATLCNRAEFKPGQDGVAILKREVNGDASEAALLKCMELALGDVMSIRRKNKKVCEVPFNSTNKYQVSIHENEDPNDPRHILVMKGAPERILERCSTIFICGKEKVLDEEMKEAFNNAYLELGGLGERVLGFCDSMLPTDKYPIGYKFNSDDPNFPLEGLRFVGLMSMIDPPRAAVPDAVAKCRSAGIKVIMVTGDHPITAKAIAKSVGIISEGNETVEDIAQRLNIPVSEVNPREAKAAVVHGSDLRDLSSDQLDEILRYHTEIVFARTSPQQKLIIVEGCQRMGAIVAVTGDGVNDSPALKKADIGVAMGIAGSDVSKQAADMILLDDNFASIVTGVEEGRLIFDNLKKSIAYTLTSNIPEISPFLAFILCDIPLPLGTVTILCIDLGTDMVPAISLAYEKAESDIMKRRPRDPWSDKLVNERLISMAYGQIGMIQAAAGFFVYFVIMAENGFLPMKLFGIRKQWDSKAVNDVTDSYGQEWTYRDRKTLEYTCHTAFFVSIVVVQWADLIICKTRRNSIVHQGMRNWALNFGLVFETALAAFLSYTPGMDKGLRMFPLKFVWWLPAIPFMLSIFIYDEVRRFYLRRCPGGWLEQETYY
- the LOC130446975 gene encoding sodium/potassium-transporting ATPase subunit alpha isoform X11 — protein: MGESRRKIKKVRKAEDLDDLKQELDIDYHKISPEELYQRFQTHPENGLSHAKAKENLDRDGPNALTPPKTTPEWVKFCKNLFGGFALLLWIGAILCFLAYSIQASTVEEPADDNLYLGIVLAAVVIVTGIFSYYQESKSSKIMESFKNMVPQFATVLREGEKLTLRAEDLVLGDVVEVKFGDRIPADIRIIESRGFKVDNSSLTGESEPQSRSPEFTHENPLETKNLAFFSTNAVEGTAKGVVISCGDNTVMGRIAGLASGLDTGETPIAKEIHHFIHLITGVAVFLGVTFFFIAFILGYHWLDAVIFLIGIIVANVPEGLLATVTVCLTLTAKRMASKNCLVKNLEAVETLGSTSTICSDKTGTLTQNRMTVAHMWFDNQIIEADTTEDQSGVQYDRTSPGFKALSRIATLCNRAEFKPGQDGVAILKREVNGDASEAALLKCMELALGDVMSIRRKNKKVCEVPFNSTNKYQVSIHENEDPNDPRHILVMKGAPERILERCSTIFICGKEKVLDEEMKEAFNNAYLELGGLGERVLGFCDSMLPTDKYPIGYKFNSDDPNFPLEGLRFVGLMSMIDPPRAAVPDAVAKCRSAGIKVIMVTGDHPITAKAIAKSVGIISEGNETVEDIAQRLNIPVSEVNPREAKAAVVHGSDLRDLSSDQLDEILRYHTEIVFARTSPQQKLIIVEGCQRMGAIVAVTGDGVNDSPALKKADIGVAMGIAGSDVSKQAADMILLDDNFASIVTGVEEGRLIFDNLKKSIAYTLTSNIPEISPFLAFILCDIPLPLGTVTILCIDLGTDMVPAISLAYEEAESDIMKRRPRNPFSDKLVNERLISMAYGQIGMIQAAAGFFVYFVIMAENGFLPMKLFGIRKQWDSKAVNDVTDSYGQEWTYRDRKTLEYTCHTAFFVSIVVVQWADLIICKTRRNSIVHQGMRNWALNFGLVFETALAAFLSYTPGMDKGLRMFPLKFVWWLPAIPFMLSIFIYDEVRRFYLRRCPGGWLEQETYY